One window of the Lentimicrobiaceae bacterium genome contains the following:
- a CDS encoding GH92 family glycosyl hydrolase: protein MKKSYILLSLLIILQTLAYSQEDLSNYVNPLIGTGAHGHTYPGATVPFGMVQLSPDTRLEGWDGCGGYHYTDKYIYGFSHTHLSGTGVPDYCDVLIAPYNGEIVWNNGADGKRGYGSQFSHDNEVAKAGHYKVLLSDYDINVELTATKRVGMHKYTFNNNSEKNILIDLFHRDEVLSSSFKIIDNKTIEGKRISRYWAKEQHVYFVIKFSVPFTEVVFSDDNKTIENITEIGDSKNLKACLRFDESVGKQILIKVGLSAVSTQGAMNNLNAELPHWDFEKVVADAKNMWNKELSKIVVEGGTHDQKVVFYTALYHTMVCPNIYIDVDGKYRGMDLKVHNDIDFDNYTVFSLWDTYRAWHPLMTIIDQKRTLDYIKTFLNHYDKGGLLPVWELSANETFCMIGYHSVPAIVDAYFKGINDFDAKKALEAMQTSAFREGNKGLKALHEKGLIEIEDEAEGVSKTLEYCFDDWCIAMFAKSLGDNDVYKNFIQRSQNYKNVFDTQTGFMRGKTNGGWVSPFSPCEVNANYTEANSWQYSFAPVHDISGLIDLHGGKAQLANKLDMLFAADEKTTGREQVDITGLIGQYAQGNEPSHHIAYLHNYVSEPWKTQYRVNEIMTTMYTNSPEGLIGNEDCGQMSAWFVFSAMGFYPVTPGADYYAIGTPLFDKVTINLENGKKFVISASRDNTNDFYVQDVKINNRKHKASYIKHNTIMKGGEMKFTLANEPNKNWGVGKKNEPVTSVTDEIILPVPALKSSPKSYKDSLVLNFVEIPDVDIYYSIERNDKVEYPVKYQNQIIIKDDYAKLHFYAKKGNLKSKTITSEYYKLNDDRDITLLIEPAKHYSSGGSLNLMDNIRCVPDFRVVGWLGFQEDDFEAVVEFKQPKTFNTVATGFLSDENAWIFLPTKVEYYVSDDGVDYQPLGEVPNEFQIVDEAKTYDFALTYKKSTTARYVKVVAKAVGKCPSWHKGAGGKCWLFTDEIIFK from the coding sequence ATGAAAAAATCGTACATACTTCTTTCGCTTTTAATCATTTTACAAACTTTAGCTTATTCTCAAGAAGATTTAAGTAACTACGTTAATCCGCTTATTGGTACAGGTGCGCATGGTCATACGTACCCGGGAGCTACCGTTCCTTTTGGTATGGTTCAGCTTAGTCCTGATACTCGCCTTGAAGGATGGGACGGCTGTGGAGGTTACCATTACACCGACAAATACATTTACGGTTTTAGTCATACGCACTTAAGTGGTACAGGTGTTCCAGATTACTGCGATGTACTTATTGCTCCTTACAATGGAGAAATTGTCTGGAACAATGGAGCAGATGGTAAAAGAGGTTATGGGTCGCAGTTTAGCCACGACAACGAAGTAGCAAAAGCCGGACATTACAAGGTTTTGCTAAGCGATTACGATATTAACGTCGAACTTACTGCTACCAAAAGGGTTGGTATGCACAAATATACTTTCAATAACAATTCAGAAAAAAATATTTTAATAGACCTTTTTCACCGCGACGAGGTTCTAAGTTCAAGTTTTAAAATCATTGATAACAAGACCATAGAAGGCAAACGAATATCGCGTTATTGGGCTAAAGAACAACATGTTTATTTTGTAATTAAATTTTCGGTTCCATTTACCGAAGTTGTTTTCTCTGACGATAACAAAACCATCGAAAATATTACTGAAATAGGTGATAGCAAAAACCTTAAAGCGTGTTTACGTTTTGATGAAAGTGTTGGTAAGCAAATACTTATAAAGGTAGGTTTATCGGCTGTTAGCACACAAGGAGCTATGAACAATCTTAATGCCGAACTGCCGCACTGGGATTTTGAAAAAGTTGTAGCTGATGCCAAAAATATGTGGAATAAAGAACTTTCAAAAATCGTGGTAGAAGGCGGTACACACGACCAAAAGGTGGTTTTTTACACCGCACTTTATCATACAATGGTTTGTCCGAATATTTACATAGATGTTGACGGAAAATACAGAGGCATGGATTTGAAAGTCCACAACGATATTGATTTCGATAATTACACTGTGTTTTCCCTTTGGGATACTTACAGGGCTTGGCATCCGCTAATGACTATCATTGACCAAAAACGCACTCTCGATTATATAAAAACTTTTTTAAATCACTACGATAAAGGCGGACTGCTTCCGGTGTGGGAATTATCGGCTAACGAAACCTTTTGTATGATTGGCTATCATTCGGTTCCGGCTATTGTTGACGCTTACTTTAAAGGAATCAACGATTTTGACGCAAAAAAAGCATTGGAAGCCATGCAAACAAGTGCTTTCAGAGAAGGAAACAAAGGTCTGAAAGCTCTACACGAAAAAGGTTTAATTGAAATAGAAGATGAAGCCGAGGGCGTTTCCAAAACTCTTGAATACTGCTTCGATGATTGGTGTATAGCCATGTTTGCCAAGTCGTTGGGAGATAATGATGTGTATAAAAACTTTATCCAAAGAAGTCAGAATTATAAAAATGTTTTCGATACTCAAACAGGTTTCATGCGTGGCAAAACCAATGGTGGTTGGGTTAGTCCATTCTCTCCATGCGAGGTAAACGCCAACTATACCGAGGCAAATTCTTGGCAGTACAGTTTTGCACCTGTCCACGATATTAGCGGACTAATAGATTTGCACGGAGGCAAAGCCCAACTTGCAAATAAATTGGATATGCTTTTTGCAGCCGACGAAAAAACCACAGGCAGAGAGCAAGTTGATATCACAGGCTTGATAGGACAGTACGCTCAAGGCAATGAGCCAAGCCATCACATTGCTTATCTTCACAATTACGTATCCGAGCCATGGAAAACACAATATCGTGTAAACGAAATTATGACTACCATGTACACAAATTCGCCCGAAGGGCTGATAGGTAATGAAGATTGCGGACAGATGTCGGCTTGGTTTGTGTTTTCTGCTATGGGATTTTATCCGGTTACGCCCGGAGCTGATTACTACGCCATCGGCACACCTTTATTCGATAAGGTTACAATTAATCTTGAAAATGGTAAGAAGTTCGTTATTTCCGCTTCGCGTGATAATACCAACGATTTTTATGTGCAAGATGTGAAAATCAACAACCGTAAGCATAAAGCATCTTACATAAAACATAATACCATTATGAAAGGCGGCGAAATGAAGTTTACGCTTGCAAATGAACCTAATAAAAATTGGGGTGTTGGCAAGAAAAATGAGCCGGTAACTTCTGTAACCGACGAGATTATTTTGCCCGTACCCGCACTAAAATCATCTCCAAAATCGTATAAAGACTCGTTAGTGCTTAACTTCGTTGAGATTCCCGATGTTGATATTTATTACTCTATCGAACGTAACGATAAGGTTGAGTACCCAGTAAAATACCAAAATCAAATCATCATTAAAGATGACTACGCCAAACTGCATTTTTATGCCAAAAAAGGTAATCTAAAATCTAAAACAATTACTTCAGAGTATTATAAACTGAACGACGACAGAGATATAACACTTCTTATCGAACCTGCAAAGCATTATTCATCGGGCGGTTCCTTAAATCTTATGGACAATATCAGATGTGTTCCCGACTTTAGGGTCGTTGGTTGGTTAGGCTTTCAAGAAGATGATTTTGAAGCAGTTGTTGAGTTCAAACAACCCAAAACTTTTAACACTGTTGCTACCGGCTTCCTTTCCGACGAAAACGCTTGGATATTTTTGCCGACCAAAGTCGAATATTATGTTTCTGACGATGGCGTTGATTATCAACCGTTGGGAGAAGTCCCTAATGAATTTCAAATAGTAGACGAAGCTAAAACTTACGATTTTGCGCTGACTTACAAAAAAAGCACTACCGCACGATATGTAAAAGTAGTAGCTAAAGCCGTTGGCAAATGCCCTTCGTGGCATAAAGGAGCGGGTGGTAAGTGTTGGTTGTTTACAGATGAAATCATTTTCAAATAA
- a CDS encoding PD-(D/E)XK nuclease family protein encodes MTNFLKKVAEHILKNDAVLQNSVVVLPNRRAIVYLKQYFSEMIDKPTWLPQMLSLEDFVVSHSNYKSADKLTLLAQLYFSYRQSNSSYTATFGEFLNWGNVLLNDFDEIDQYLADAVKLFKTLTDIKVIEELNLDYENITPFQEQYIKFFSSFADCYTAYVSNLKSKNIGYWGMIIRNLVENLDDETFSKYDKIYFVGFNALTPAEEKLIKTLYKQNKAEVLFDADNYYMDDDNQESGYFLRQYYKNKTFGEFKWIENNFSEIEKNVEVYLVSSNTSLTKYAGHFLNEWIQKGIDENSTALVLPDENLLLPMLNSLPDSISKFNVTMGYPFANTSVYSFVLAVATVFYQAYSVVQHKSESDEKVKPEFLSKLVTDWLNNNLMNVLRNNESDIEPIEIKDFKIGANYLQEIILKYFGNHDLSFNAEHFAENSLEAIKYIIKLLELIYTQSEQQDNNLFSEKIIKSDTKEYAAFAILKLNALVDILTENNLNIEYSSLLNIIDIHLRQASIPFEGEPLQGVQILGMLETRLLDFDNIIMLSLNEGSLPKNTLNDTFILYSLRKGFKLPDKSQKNSIFAYHFYRLLQRAKNVIMFYVETSTGEISAKEKSRFITQLFYELPYKNTKINIAENFIADQVNYVEPTLRRQEKTKELLEILYSKFESGLSASSLNTYIECSLKFCYEYLLRLKSKSDSDVVQIGYSELGTIVHEALKTIYSPFVGKKINSNALFSEINNVPKYITNAIDEKFVKVNHEQGLNFLVKKIAVRYVEEFVKSQAIFTQKNDIHLISVEDGLTAKLNVELSNTDKTIEVNLFGIIDRIDKTSGEVRVIDYKTGLVEEKDIKVGDFEEFTNSKKSKAFQLMFYALLVSENKIVEGNFTIGNISFVKYKSDYIKANILGDNDINAEKIDNFKDVVRSVVLEMINPNVDFIATEDTKACNYCDYASICGRFE; translated from the coding sequence ATGACCAATTTTTTAAAAAAAGTTGCCGAACATATACTGAAAAATGACGCTGTTTTACAAAATTCAGTTGTTGTATTACCAAACAGACGTGCCATTGTGTATTTGAAGCAATATTTTTCGGAAATGATAGACAAACCAACTTGGTTGCCGCAAATGCTGTCGTTGGAAGACTTTGTCGTTTCGCATTCTAACTACAAAAGTGCCGATAAACTCACGCTTTTGGCTCAGTTGTATTTTTCGTACAGGCAGTCAAACAGCAGTTACACCGCTACTTTTGGCGAGTTTTTGAATTGGGGAAATGTTTTGTTGAACGACTTTGACGAAATCGACCAATATTTAGCCGATGCTGTAAAGCTGTTCAAAACATTGACCGATATTAAAGTCATAGAAGAGCTAAATTTAGATTATGAAAACATCACACCTTTTCAAGAACAATACATAAAATTCTTTTCTTCGTTTGCCGATTGCTATACCGCTTACGTTTCGAATTTGAAAAGCAAAAATATTGGTTATTGGGGTATGATAATACGCAATTTGGTTGAGAATTTGGACGATGAAACTTTTAGCAAATACGATAAAATATACTTTGTAGGGTTTAATGCACTTACTCCTGCCGAAGAAAAACTAATTAAAACCTTGTATAAGCAAAATAAAGCTGAAGTGCTGTTCGATGCCGATAATTACTACATGGACGATGATAACCAAGAAAGCGGCTACTTTTTGCGACAGTATTATAAAAACAAAACTTTCGGCGAATTCAAATGGATTGAGAATAATTTTTCGGAAATAGAGAAAAACGTTGAAGTTTATCTTGTTTCATCAAACACTTCGCTAACTAAGTATGCAGGGCATTTCTTGAACGAGTGGATACAAAAAGGAATAGACGAAAACTCAACCGCTCTTGTTTTACCCGACGAAAATTTGTTGCTGCCTATGCTAAATTCGCTCCCCGATAGCATCAGCAAATTCAATGTTACCATGGGTTATCCTTTTGCAAACACTTCGGTTTACAGCTTTGTGCTAGCGGTAGCAACAGTCTTTTATCAAGCGTATTCTGTGGTTCAACATAAGTCGGAATCCGACGAAAAAGTAAAACCCGAATTTTTGTCAAAACTTGTTACCGATTGGCTCAACAACAATTTGATGAATGTGTTGAGAAACAATGAATCGGATATTGAACCCATTGAAATTAAAGATTTTAAAATAGGCGCGAATTATTTGCAAGAAATTATTTTAAAATACTTCGGCAATCACGACCTTAGCTTCAATGCCGAGCATTTTGCTGAAAATTCTTTGGAAGCTATCAAGTATATTATAAAGCTTTTAGAACTTATTTATACGCAATCGGAGCAGCAAGATAATAATTTGTTTTCGGAAAAGATAATAAAGTCTGACACTAAAGAGTACGCAGCATTTGCAATATTGAAGCTGAACGCTTTGGTTGATATTCTGACTGAAAACAATCTTAATATTGAGTATTCGTCGTTGTTGAATATCATTGATATTCATCTGAGACAAGCCAGCATTCCCTTTGAAGGCGAGCCGTTGCAAGGTGTTCAAATATTGGGAATGCTCGAGACTCGACTCTTAGATTTCGACAATATCATAATGTTATCGCTTAACGAAGGTTCTTTGCCGAAAAACACTCTGAATGATACTTTTATACTTTATTCGTTGCGAAAAGGTTTCAAGTTGCCCGATAAATCGCAGAAAAACTCAATATTTGCTTATCATTTCTACCGACTTTTGCAAAGAGCAAAAAATGTTATAATGTTTTATGTAGAAACTTCGACAGGCGAAATTTCTGCCAAAGAAAAAAGTCGTTTTATTACGCAATTGTTTTACGAACTTCCTTACAAAAACACTAAAATTAATATCGCCGAAAACTTTATAGCCGACCAAGTTAATTACGTAGAGCCAACACTTCGCAGACAAGAAAAAACTAAAGAACTTTTGGAGATTTTATACTCCAAGTTTGAAAGCGGATTGTCGGCTTCGTCTTTAAACACCTACATTGAATGCAGTTTGAAGTTTTGTTATGAATATTTGCTGCGGCTAAAATCAAAATCCGATTCGGATGTTGTTCAGATTGGCTATTCAGAACTCGGCACGATAGTCCACGAAGCTCTAAAAACGATTTACTCACCTTTTGTTGGGAAAAAAATCAATAGCAATGCTTTATTTTCGGAGATTAATAATGTTCCCAAGTATATAACCAACGCAATTGACGAAAAATTTGTTAAGGTAAACCACGAGCAAGGCTTAAACTTTCTTGTGAAAAAAATAGCTGTAAGATATGTTGAAGAATTTGTAAAATCACAAGCTATTTTCACACAAAAAAACGATATTCATCTAATATCCGTTGAAGATGGACTGACAGCCAAACTAAATGTTGAACTTTCAAATACTGATAAAACCATAGAAGTTAATTTGTTTGGAATTATCGACAGAATAGATAAAACAAGCGGCGAAGTGCGAGTTATCGACTACAAAACGGGATTAGTCGAGGAAAAAGATATTAAAGTTGGAGATTTTGAAGAATTTACAAATAGTAAAAAAAGCAAGGCATTCCAACTTATGTTTTATGCTCTGCTTGTCAGCGAAAATAAAATTGTTGAAGGCAATTTTACAATCGGTAATATCAGTTTTGTAAAATATAAAAGTGATTACATAAAAGCCAATATTTTAGGTGATAACGACATTAATGCTGAAAAGATTGACAATTTTAAAGATGTTGTCAGAAGCGTAGTCTTAGAAATGATAAACCCCAACGTTGATTTTATTGCAACTGAAGATACAAAAGCATGTAACTACTGCGACTACGCTAGTATATGTGGTAGGTTTGAGTAG
- a CDS encoding transglutaminase-like domain-containing protein produces MKKLLLLIIASALLFSCNDQHKLIKNKELKKDISNMLLVQKELAKGREQELFSVFDEELTLAERQAMEYLYAYMPLSDLADYDGDYFLNNVRTSLKALEEMSWGKNIPEDVYLHYVLPIRTNNENLDDFRTLMYPELKERVEGMTMHDAALEINHWCHEKVNYQPGDARTSSPLATMKTSFGRCGEESVFTVAAMRAVCIPARQVYTPKWGHTDSNHAWVEVWIDGTWYYLGACEPEPELDMGWFTEPARRAMLVHTRAYGKYSGKEMVITDEKRFSELNVTDKYAQTADIVIKVVEDDLKPVASADVEFGLYNYAQFHTIAKKITDDGGYVNFNSGMGDMLISASHSEKGFGSKTVRMGEADTVVVTINNIFPKADFVFDAYPPIERTPYPPKVSDELVKQNEKRLAYEDSIRNSYINTFADSAFVAKFAAENGYPEQLLSPIFKESYGNWENIAEFLKQVTFENKTWAVRLLQNVSNKDLRDTPQQVLENHLNYGLKYVDKYPKNEPEMYAKYVLSPRIEYELLTPWRNYLQEAFPEDFVEKYNLDEEVLINWITDNIVLNTEANMHSRAPLSPIGVHKLKVADTRSVNIFYVAVARSLGHMARVNKETGTPQYYDGNKWINVSFYKDDSGEEDNAERGYIVFKNEDKSTDPKYSTNFTIARLIDNRFRTVSFDSGKPLSEFDYPVEVESGMYRLTTGNRQTDGSVLTNVTYFEVLPKETSVVNVVIRQNTEKPEAIGAISNLNYDLTELYSEQKVNVKDLIGDNISLFLWLDPSREPSRHVLKDIGDLNNIIDSEKANVIFALSSVQEGKQINKDNYPNLPKNAKYVVDNDFVFLKEVENFMKREVKHNMPIIIILQPNGEIYYYSEGYRVGVGEELGKVLLRMK; encoded by the coding sequence ATGAAAAAATTATTACTATTAATTATTGCTTCGGCTTTGCTTTTTTCGTGCAATGACCAACACAAGTTGATTAAAAACAAAGAACTAAAAAAAGATATTAGTAATATGCTTTTGGTTCAGAAAGAACTTGCCAAAGGTCGCGAGCAGGAACTTTTTTCGGTTTTTGACGAAGAATTAACTCTTGCCGAAAGACAAGCAATGGAGTACTTATACGCATACATGCCTTTGAGCGACCTTGCCGATTACGACGGAGATTATTTTCTCAACAATGTTAGAACTTCGTTGAAAGCACTTGAAGAAATGTCGTGGGGAAAAAACATTCCCGAAGATGTTTATCTGCATTACGTCTTGCCAATCAGGACAAACAACGAAAACCTTGACGATTTCAGAACCCTGATGTATCCTGAACTTAAAGAGCGAGTTGAGGGTATGACTATGCACGATGCCGCACTTGAAATTAATCACTGGTGCCACGAAAAAGTTAATTACCAGCCCGGCGATGCTCGTACAAGTTCGCCGCTTGCAACAATGAAAACTTCTTTCGGAAGGTGCGGCGAAGAATCTGTCTTCACCGTAGCTGCAATGCGTGCAGTATGTATTCCTGCACGTCAGGTTTACACTCCTAAATGGGGTCATACCGATAGTAATCATGCTTGGGTAGAAGTATGGATTGACGGCACCTGGTACTATTTGGGAGCTTGCGAACCAGAACCCGAATTGGATATGGGTTGGTTTACCGAGCCCGCACGTAGAGCTATGCTTGTCCACACAAGAGCTTACGGAAAATATTCGGGTAAGGAAATGGTAATTACCGACGAAAAAAGATTTTCCGAATTAAATGTTACCGACAAATACGCTCAAACTGCCGATATAGTCATTAAAGTTGTGGAAGACGATTTAAAGCCTGTTGCATCTGCCGATGTTGAGTTTGGACTGTACAATTACGCTCAGTTTCATACTATAGCAAAGAAAATTACCGATGACGGCGGATATGTAAATTTCAATTCAGGAATGGGCGATATGCTGATATCTGCTTCGCATTCGGAAAAAGGATTTGGAAGTAAAACTGTTAGAATGGGCGAAGCTGATACCGTTGTTGTTACTATTAACAATATTTTCCCAAAAGCCGATTTTGTATTTGATGCTTATCCTCCTATAGAAAGAACACCTTATCCACCAAAGGTTTCAGACGAACTTGTTAAACAAAACGAAAAGCGTCTTGCCTACGAAGATTCTATCAGAAACAGCTACATAAATACTTTTGCCGATTCGGCTTTTGTGGCAAAATTTGCAGCCGAAAACGGTTATCCTGAACAACTCTTATCGCCTATATTTAAAGAATCTTATGGCAATTGGGAAAATATAGCCGAATTTTTGAAACAAGTAACTTTCGAAAATAAAACTTGGGCTGTAAGATTGTTGCAAAATGTTAGTAATAAAGATTTGAGAGATACTCCGCAACAGGTACTAGAAAATCATTTAAATTACGGTTTGAAGTACGTGGACAAATATCCGAAAAATGAGCCCGAGATGTATGCCAAATACGTGTTAAGCCCTCGTATTGAGTACGAACTTCTAACCCCGTGGCGTAACTATTTGCAAGAGGCTTTTCCCGAAGATTTTGTTGAAAAGTATAATTTAGACGAAGAAGTGCTTATTAATTGGATAACCGATAATATAGTATTAAACACCGAAGCCAATATGCATTCGCGTGCTCCGCTAAGTCCTATTGGAGTTCATAAGCTTAAAGTTGCCGATACTCGCTCTGTTAATATTTTTTACGTTGCTGTTGCACGCTCATTAGGACATATGGCAAGGGTTAACAAAGAAACAGGCACTCCTCAATATTATGACGGAAATAAATGGATAAATGTTAGCTTTTATAAAGATGATAGCGGCGAAGAAGACAATGCCGAAAGGGGTTATATTGTGTTTAAAAACGAAGATAAGAGTACAGACCCCAAGTATTCTACTAATTTTACAATTGCCCGACTTATAGATAATCGTTTCAGGACTGTAAGCTTTGATTCCGGTAAACCGCTTAGCGAGTTCGATTATCCTGTTGAAGTTGAATCCGGAATGTACAGATTAACCACAGGTAACCGACAAACCGACGGCAGCGTTCTTACCAATGTTACTTATTTTGAAGTATTGCCAAAGGAAACAAGCGTTGTAAATGTTGTTATTAGGCAAAACACCGAAAAGCCCGAAGCTATTGGTGCAATATCTAACTTAAATTACGATTTAACCGAATTGTATTCGGAACAAAAAGTAAATGTTAAAGATTTGATAGGCGATAACATTTCTTTATTTTTATGGTTAGATCCTTCAAGAGAGCCGTCGCGCCACGTTTTAAAAGACATTGGTGATTTAAATAACATCATTGACAGCGAAAAAGCGAATGTAATTTTTGCTCTATCAAGTGTGCAAGAAGGCAAGCAAATCAACAAAGACAACTATCCAAACTTGCCTAAAAACGCCAAATACGTGGTTGACAATGATTTTGTGTTTTTAAAAGAAGTTGAAAACTTTATGAAACGCGAAGTCAAGCACAACATGCCAATTATTATAATTCTACAACCCAACGGCGAAATTTATTATTATTCCGAAGGATATAGAGTTGGTGTTGGCGAAGAACTTGGTAAGGTATTGTTAAGAATGAAGTAA
- a CDS encoding ATP-binding protein: MIEIINSIRKYNFWNNNTIDIGYSRTFYTDKIGQYVGNKLVKVLVGQRRAGKSYILRQIASKLISAGVKNENILYINKEYIELSALRSATELEQLYKAYREVLNPNGKVYIFIDEIQYIEEWERFVNSHSQDFAEPCELFISGSNSKLLSGELATLLSGRYVEFEVFPYSYIEFCGVTQQEKGSDSYKKFLQSGALPELFNLPSNEMKQNYVSSIKDTVMLRDIVSRYNVKDVKLLDDLFVYLVNTASNLISITNIINYFASKKRKTNYETLSSYISYLESSFLIHRAERYNIKGKDTISGNSKYYINDLSYRNYLYAGYGYGIGYLLENAVYLGLRRVGYQVYVGTIKDTEVDFVAIKGDKKLYLQVTLNLTEERTMEREYRSLKLIDDNFDKFVVSMDDYKIPTHEGIEHISAWKLEDYLNSI, translated from the coding sequence ATGATTGAAATAATTAACTCAATAAGAAAGTACAATTTTTGGAATAATAATACTATAGATATAGGTTATTCACGTACATTTTATACAGATAAAATTGGTCAATACGTAGGCAATAAATTAGTAAAAGTACTTGTCGGACAACGTCGTGCGGGTAAAAGCTACATATTACGTCAAATTGCATCCAAATTAATATCTGCAGGTGTAAAAAATGAAAATATTCTTTACATAAACAAAGAATATATAGAGCTATCAGCTTTACGAAGTGCCACAGAGTTAGAACAATTGTACAAAGCATATAGAGAAGTACTAAATCCTAATGGTAAAGTCTATATTTTTATTGATGAAATACAATATATTGAAGAATGGGAACGCTTTGTAAACTCTCACTCTCAAGACTTTGCAGAGCCTTGTGAGCTTTTTATCAGTGGTTCAAATTCCAAGCTACTTTCCGGAGAATTAGCCACACTATTGTCGGGTCGATATGTTGAGTTTGAAGTATTTCCATATAGTTATATTGAATTTTGCGGGGTTACACAACAAGAAAAAGGCAGTGATAGTTATAAAAAATTCCTTCAAAGCGGAGCTTTACCTGAACTATTTAATTTACCTAGTAATGAAATGAAACAAAATTACGTGTCTTCCATTAAAGACACTGTGATGTTGCGTGATATAGTATCAAGATATAATGTAAAAGATGTAAAGCTATTAGATGATTTGTTTGTTTATTTAGTAAATACAGCATCTAATCTAATCTCGATAACAAACATCATCAATTATTTTGCATCCAAAAAGCGAAAAACGAACTACGAAACGCTTTCATCGTATATTAGTTATTTGGAAAGTTCATTTCTTATTCATCGTGCCGAGCGATACAACATAAAAGGCAAAGACACCATTTCTGGCAACAGCAAATACTATATTAATGATTTAAGCTACCGAAATTATCTTTATGCCGGCTACGGATACGGAATTGGATATCTTTTGGAAAATGCAGTTTATTTGGGCTTGCGACGTGTTGGATACCAAGTTTATGTGGGAACAATAAAAGATACGGAAGTTGATTTTGTGGCAATAAAAGGCGACAAAAAGCTCTATTTACAGGTAACTCTCAATCTTACCGAAGAGCGTACAATGGAGAGAGAGTACCGTTCATTAAAGCTCATAGATGATAATTTTGATAAGTTTGTAGTAAGTATGGATGATTACAAAATACCCACCCATGAAGGAATCGAACATATATCTGCGTGGAAATTGGAAGATTATCTGAATAGTATATAA
- a CDS encoding FKBP-type peptidyl-prolyl cis-trans isomerase, translating to MKRYSIVLAIFAVVFLTLSPKTYSQVFKKKNKRAKTEIPTVMLSTNQDTISYIIGADIAKNFKNNGIEINLNSLIEGLKAGHNGYDTLFTVQQIQNIMMEWQQSEMKKQEKLAKENIEKNKKLGQDFLDANKAKDGVIVTESGLQYKIIKQGDGESPKATDIIKVHYKGTLIDGTQFDSSYDRGEPTQFPLNRVIKGWTEGLQLMKPGAHFIFYIPSELAYGDHKTGNIPEASTLIFEVELLEVIKQ from the coding sequence ATGAAAAGATATAGTATAGTATTAGCAATTTTTGCAGTAGTTTTTTTAACCTTATCTCCAAAAACATACTCTCAGGTTTTTAAAAAGAAAAACAAGAGAGCTAAGACCGAAATTCCTACCGTAATGCTAAGCACCAACCAAGATACAATTAGCTACATAATTGGTGCAGATATTGCTAAAAATTTTAAAAATAACGGAATAGAAATAAATCTAAACTCCCTAATTGAAGGTCTGAAAGCCGGTCATAACGGCTACGATACGCTTTTTACCGTTCAGCAAATTCAAAACATAATGATGGAATGGCAACAAAGTGAAATGAAGAAGCAGGAAAAACTTGCCAAAGAAAACATCGAGAAAAATAAAAAATTGGGACAGGATTTTTTAGATGCTAATAAAGCCAAAGACGGCGTTATTGTTACGGAAAGCGGACTACAATATAAAATAATAAAACAAGGCGATGGCGAAAGCCCTAAAGCTACCGATATTATAAAAGTCCATTACAAAGGCACTTTAATCGACGGCACACAGTTCGACTCGTCGTACGACAGGGGCGAACCTACACAGTTCCCTTTAAACAGAGTAATTAAAGGTTGGACGGAAGGTTTACAACTTATGAAACCCGGAGCTCATTTTATTTTTTATATCCCTTCGGAATTGGCTTACGGCGACCATAAAACCGGTAACATTCCCGAAGCATCAACTCTAATTTTTGAAGTTGAGTTGCTAGAAGTTATTAAACAATAG